In a single window of the Elaeis guineensis isolate ETL-2024a chromosome 8, EG11, whole genome shotgun sequence genome:
- the LOC105050251 gene encoding uncharacterized protein → MVEESSAPSWEQRIQALTHILTNPTTAPSLHSQLFVATHIPCFLRWDYPPFLCPAASSPFPSPLLRWSFSLFLSRAARLGLPRSSWRSKCPFQQPPPLVLSSAVEAAPPRWGPEERRAYFRRRLRRGRLGVRVPPILVFAVPNLALLSLLFWDPTWLRRWT, encoded by the coding sequence ATGGTGGAGGAAAGCAGCGCTCCGAGCTGGGAGCAGAGAATCCAAGCCCTCACCCACATCCTAACCAACCCCACCACCGCCCCCTCCCTCCATTCCCAGCTCTTCGTGGCCACCCACATCCCCTGCTTCCTCCGCTGGGACTACCCTCCCTTCCTCTGCCCGGCCGCCTCCTCTCCCTTTCCTTCTCCTCTCCTCCGCTGgtccttctccctcttcctctcccgcGCCGCCCGCCTCGGCCTCCCCCGTTCCTCCTGGCGCTCCAAGTGCCCCTTCCAGCAGCCCCCGCCCCTCGTCCTCTCCTCCGCCGTCGAGGCAGCTCCGCCTCGCTGGGGTCCCGAGGAGCGCCGGGCTTACTTCCGGAGGCGGCTGAGGCGGGGCCGCCTCGGTGTCCGCGTCCCGCCTATCTTGGTCTTCGCCGTCCCCAACCTTGCCCTCCTCTCGCTGCTCTTCTGGGACCCCACCTGGCTCCGTCGCTGGACCTAA